The DNA segment GAGGGGGAGGGATACAGGGGCATTGTAATTGTAATATGTGGCGAACGATTATAATACTTGGCTGAAATATCAGCATTTGAAGTAATTAGTGAACAGTTAAATTGCCTCCTTCCACAAGGAGGGGGTCTTCAACAACGCAGTCCCTTATCGATACAGGAATAGTTTCGTGgtggcagttactagccaccgaggcaaccacctcacgagcgtcaccttGAACACGGCACATGCAGAAGCGGCAGAgaaagcggccatagcactggccctcacacaaaccgaAGCTACATACGAGATCGGcgattcgcaaacggcaattcgcaattttgcaaatgggcagATCTCGCGAGAGGCatatcagatactccagcgacttcccatacaccagggaaaggccgacttcgataaccgaaggcatttgctatggatcccggcacacactgaaTTGAGCTTCCCCAACGAAGCGGATCacagcgttgctcgaggcctcactcacGGAGCATCATCGGAGCAAGAGCcacgcggggtactgcaaacgtctgggcgtgggagGACCGTATGAgcaggttccacgacatcacgacacactacctgttacaaagacgcgtatacccattccctcacgccaggttagacaggatgcaagaagtacacttcagacaattacaaacccatccttacagaaaccccagactcatgcccGCCATGTaaccagacatgtacactacaaacaggtgcatatcgtgtggcgaggttgtcacacttaatcacatgttatgggagtgtcaggaATTAACAAACAAATCAGGCAGTGCCGACTCCTCCATTTCTTCTACCGCCAACCTCTGCTCGTGCttgaagaccgcactgctcatcTCGAACCTGACaacacaactctgggccgtccagcgagccgggGAAGCCGCTTCgagtctcggaaccgcgtccgcggcgggtgcctaGACCCACAAAAAAGACGCTGTACTCAAATctcattgatttgaaaataaaatttactCTCTCTCGCTAGTGCCTCTATTTTGATGCGTTATACGTGGTTCCCCCAATGTTTCTGGCGACCCAAAGAAGTCCCCATCGTGATACGCGTAGTTCGTATATATGGATAGGGCAGATTACTTGGGGTTTCTAGGCACAATTTGAATGGTTTTCATTGAGTTCCTTCTCCTGATATAATATTAAGTGCCACGGATACCATATATTGTGAACGATTTGTGGAATATTATGGTAAATTGATTGCGAAGTTATCTGTCCACAAAAATTTCCAGCTGTTGTAAAAATTTCGTTCAGGATATGTATGCAGTCAATGCACGTCCAATATTAGAATTAGGTTTCAGTGTTTCTAGAGAGCTCTACGTGACATATTTTCGATTGCAACGGGTGGTATTCATTTTGTGCAGTGCGGCAAACAGTTCGGACCTAGTTATGGCCTTAAAGAATCCTTAGACGAAACTcgatttcactttcttttcaTGAGGCACATTAGGTACGTAGTAAGTTTCTTTGTTTTTGATGGCAGGCTGAAGATGACGCAACCCTCTGTAGCAGGAAATTTTCATTAACCCCATATTCCTAGTATTCCAGTACCCTGTTTTGAACACCTTAAACTGATCGGTTTGTCTAAGTAAGTACTTTTCCACCAAACTCAACAACCGGGAGTACTTTTTCATACCGAACTTCAAAACCCGTTGCCATGGTTCTTTCGAAAATAGCAAGATAATGCACTTTTTCAATGTCTTAATTTAGTCGAACGTGCCAAAGTCAGACTGCTAATAAGCACTTACAAAAACTGAGCAAAACATTGTTTTCGCATTATGCAGAATATACtagaaaaattcaccgacgattacgatactgtcTAATGCAAAATTTCAACGCATATCTGTACatgttttgatttcgcgatatatGGGATGATGCAGAGCATCTGTCTCGTGCGTCACATTGCAAACAGAAAGAAGTGTGCGCGACCATCTCGCTAATCGGGATATCACGAGAGGCACGTAGGTGACACATGACCGCGATCCATAGCAGCTGCCGCCACCGACAGACTTCCACTCATGCAGCCTTTTGATTCCGTATATGGCATCAATGGACGGGCTCGCAGCATGCCATTGCAGAACAGatgacggcgcgctactctggcaccatctcgtcgctgtcgtcgccgcagagccagtCTCGCACGGCAATACGCTTTTCCTCTCAAGTTATAACCACACACtcatcctccgctttccgcctcctcATCGTTCCGCTGCACAGTGTCCTATTCTGGTGTCCTGCTCGCACTATTTCCGCCACCGCCATgtttcatcccccgctgctctTCGTGTTCGCTCTTACTTCCTTCGCTGCGCCGAGGGCCGACGCGCAACGCATTAactggcgcctaagagctgcgctctgaaactgCACAGAAATGCAAGCAGCTACCATTTCGCCTTGCTCTAGTTCAGCCATAAATTATTTATGCAGAAAAAATTCATATATCCTCATTACTTCTGAAATGACAGCTATCATAATGTGGCATACCGAGTTGTGCATGCGATGACTGTGAAGTTATGCTTCCTTTTGTAGTTTGGTAATGTCATTTAAAAATCGTTTCTTATTGCAGAATACTCTGTCATCCCGGAAATTTCGTCCTCAATCGGCGCTCTGGTCCGCAGCCTGCTTGCGGCATGCTGGAGAGCTGCTTCAGACACCTGTCTTACCGTGTAGGACAGGTGTGTGTACCTGTTTACCTACTAAAAAGTTACAAAACGCGATATTTTCTAGCTAATATATTGTAACGTTATGGGCTACATGTTGCGACTCCTGCAAAAGCGGACAATGGGTCAGCAGGAGGAGCACAGAGCTCGATTTTGATTATTAAAATTTATCTCATGGCGACGATGACTCGTATACTGAAGCCGAATTGGAACGGCAGGTTGTGCATCAACATCGATAATCCCTACGTTGCCCCTATGCCCCTCCGCCACTGTTATTTGTTTGATTTGTTCTGTAACACTTCCAGGCGTCTCCTTTTTTACATCTCTACTCCAGTATCATCGCGCCTATTCAATGAGTGCTCATCTTCGCAATCAACTGGTACACGGTAAGTGTAAAAGGCAAGTGAAGGACTGCTGCATTTTAGCCAACCTCGTATGCTATTGAGAGCACAACTGTATGGCAGCTGTAGCAAGGTCTTGGAAGGTCACCTGCCGGGCGTTAAGTTTGAAGAGGACGACGTCGTCTGTGTGCCAGCATAACAGGTCCTTGAGCAGGACCAGCGACTCGTTGATGCGCTCAGCCACCATGACCAGGTCGAACGTTGCGTCAAGCTGCTCAACGAAGCGACGCACTGCGGAAGGATTGCCGAATTGCGCAGGCGCCATTCCCAGGTCGAAGCTCATTTGATTGAAGCCCAACTTGCTCCGGGTGCGGCTTCGGTCCAGCAGGCCCTTCACTGAGCGGTTCGCCAAGGCAGTGCTGGCAAATTGCTCCAGGCTCATGTTGGTCTTTATCTGTGACATCCGCAAAACAAAAATTGTTTCCTGCTGTCAACAACTTCGGTTTTTCAATCAAGAACGTATTGCTCTTGGAAGAGCTTGGCATACGGAGCATTTCATGTGTATTATTGGAGGTCAGATGAATGTCTTGCATTACGCGTTCACATGCAACATAAAAATTTTTAATATTGCAGGAATCTTAAAAATGAAAACAGTGCAGTAGGGGCGAATTATGCATATCTTTATAAGGCAAAGTGCTACAATGCAAAGCTCAGCAATACTCCAAAACAATGCCATTGGTTAGCACAGTGATTGGTAGTCGCATTTAATTTGACCGAATGTATCACAGGAGTCGGTGTCATACTTAACCCTAACATTCTTGAGGCACGGCTTTGAGTCTCTTGGAGAGAATGCTGCAGATGTCTGGTGAGACTGGCTTCTTACTTCCAGTGAATCTCATAATCGCTCCTAACACTTTACGATCGCCAAACAAAGGCCACTATAGAAATTGTTTTttctagctgcaccaaattttcaaaaattggctgtggcaaatagcacaattcgaACCTTGATGTAATTTACTCgctgaggcggccattacttctacgagaagtcAGAACGCCTAATTGCATATTTAACATAATTAGGCTCAGTATCGTTTCCTTTACttactttacggcacatcttTCAATATAATAATGCCAGCTACTAAGCATGCGAAGCATTTTCATTGAGAAATGATTCTCCGGCCTGTTCAAGTGTTGAGATCCTAATTTTGAACGTGTCCAACGAAATACATTAACCTTAGAGTTACTTTCGTGCTGGAATGCACAAAATAGCATTTTCTGAAAAAGCTAAGTGGCACAAGAGTGCATTCTTGGCGCAAGTTTGACGATGTATATCCCGAAACCGGTGCCACtatcagaattcgttccaagtcgatatgccttcCGTACTAAGTAGCTACGATACTTAGAAATAAATATGTGCTGTTAAGTAAATAATGAAAACGTTCACTAACCCACGTTTGTTTATTCATCGATGAGATATTTTTATTGCTCATTGAAATATTGATCGTCTCAtggagtaatttagatcaaagaTTAGcactgcgctatctgccacagacaattttaaaaatttagtgcgactcaaaaagaagaaaagaaacaaaaaacacatATGCCACACAAGTGTATTTAGTGTTCAGGTGAAGTCTGACGGCGGCTGCACATTCGAGTTAAATTGCCGGTGCTCATGTGCATTATAGCTTTAAGCTCTTAGTGGGTGAAATGCGGTCCCTGAGAAAAGGTAAATAGGTACGTGTGTCAATATTCACGAGCGATGTGGCTTTGCTCTTTTCCGGTGTTCGAGTTGAGCGGTACACCTATGCTAGTAGTAGTTAAAAGAGGCGAGAAAAACAGAGGGCCAATGGTTTAATGCTCAACCCTGCTTGTACGACCACTTTTGAATGTCGGCCTTTCGGTTCCACGAGCCCGTATCAACTTTCGGAGCTTCTTGTCATCGTGTCATCttgatttattcatttattttgaaTACTCCTGGTATCAATTGAGAGCATAATAAGTGGGGCTACAATAATAAAGGAAGGCAAAAACCTAAGACAAACAGTGTACCATCATATCAAATCAAGTCTACTGAACTAAACAGGGAAATAATGAAAAAATCCGCAATGTTATCAAGCTGTTGTTACCCACATCGTGTTCAAGAAAGCTGCCACCAACCAATGTTCGCACGAACTAACAGCACATAAGCACAGTTGTTTTCCCAGAACAGTTAAAGATTGGAACTCACTGCCTTAGCAGATTTTCGCAGGTGAGAATTTTGCTATAACACCGGAAAATGCATAATGCACATAATTCAgcgcaagatgcgcctgcattATGTGGAACTTATGCGAAGGTTATCGTTGATTTCATCTGTTGTCAACGAATCTTGTGTGATCTGATTGTATGCGGCGAAAATTGCGCAGgactattattttattttattttttatttacttaaaCATACCGAGGGCGAGCACTTTGGTCCAAGCAGGAGGGACAAAAGAAACATAAAGGCAATTgtaaaagcaagaaaaacaaaacatgaaTTCGTTGCTTTAAACACTCATCAATCCGCTATAAAGAGCGGCATGTCCATGAAACAACAACAATAAGAGTACAATACATTCGAACGCTAAACACCAAACAGAAAATTTTCCGGTGTTATAGCAAAATTCTCACCTGCGAAAATCTGCTAAGGCAGTGAGTTCCAATCTTTAACTGTTCTGGGAAAACAACTGTGCTTATGTGCTGTTAGTTCGTGCGAACATTGGTACTAATGATTGATTATGTTTACGACGGTTTATCCTAGCAGTGACTCGTTGGACACAGCACGCTACTTTTAGTGTAATTTATGCCGCGATggattttgtaaaaaaaaaaaaaacgttagacGACTCACCTTTCTTCTTGTTTCCAACAAAGGAACGTTATTTAATAGCATTATTGCACTAGGTGAGTCGAGTCTTCGATACTTGTTAAAAAATCTGATTGCCATACGTTGTACCTTTTCAAGAAGCACAACATCCTGTTTTGTAAAAGGATCCGATGTGACTGCAGCATATTCAAgttgaaacagaaagaaagattTGTATGTCAAAAGTTTTATGCTAGAGGGAGCACCATCTAATTTCATAATAAAAACCATAATTTGCGAAGCGCTTTAGTGCAATTATCTGTTATGTGCGGTGTCCAAGTAAGGTTGCTACTGAGAGTAATGCCTaaatatttatgtttatctactttTACCTCCAGACTATCACGGAGGATGTAGGGAGTAGTGGCGGGATGTTTCTTCGCCTTATTCGTAaaagaacagtttttttttagaattaaGCACCATCTTCCACTTACTACACCAATCTTCAATGGACATAAGAGCTGTCTGTAATACATCCTGACCGACTGTAGAGGATATTTTTTGGACAAAatacaatcatccgcaaataatCTAATGCTTACATCCTGGGGCACAGCATCGACCAAGTCACTCACATAGATTATAAATAAGAGCGGACCCAGGACTCTTCTCAAGGGAACACCAGAACTGACATGGAGCATCGTGGACTCAGATTTTTTTATCGCAACAAACTGTGCACGATTACAGAGGTAAGCAGTTATCCACTGAACAATAAACCCTGGAAGCCCTATTTGCTGCAGTTTGTACAACAACTTTCCATGAGGCAGTTTATCGAATGCCTTGCAGAAGTCTAAAAACGGTACGCCAACCTGTCCTGCTAAATCCAAAAACTCTGGAAAAATCATGCACAGTTGTGATTTGCTGAGAGATTGGGGATAATCCTTTACGGAAACATGGCACGTCAGAAATTTCTTATGTGTTAAAAATTTGTTTATATCATTAGCAACCACATGTTCAAGCAGTTTACAGCAGGAACAGGTAATAGAAACTGGCCTGTAGTTCAAAACCAGTAAcccatctcctttttatttgtaggAACAACGCTAGGTTTAAGCCAATCAGCCGGAAGCTCAACAGTAGAAACAGAGAGACTAAAAAGTTTTGCTAATGGCTGGGATAGCTGGCTAGCGTAACGTCTAAGAAATGCATCGAGAATTCCATCTGGCCGTATAGAATTTTATCGCTCAAATTAAGCAACTTGGTCATTGCACCCCTGGCGGTATTATTAAATCACACCCTGAGCCAGAAAAGATCTCGGTAGGCCCATTGTTATAGGTCCCTGTTGAAACAGACTGAGAATAATTATTAAGGATATCACAGATAACCCTGGGTTCTGTTGTGAGATCATTATTGACTTTTGTCCATCCTGTCATTTCTTTCCCCTAAATAACGCCACAATTTCTTCGGCTCAGATTTAACGAATTCAGCAAGGTGATTATTGAAAAAGTTTTCCCTGGCTGTATTCAATCTAATGGAGAGGTTTCTGTATAAGTTCACCAAACTCGGGTAGATGAGTTTTGTGCTTTTCCTGAGCATTTTAATCCCACGCTTCAAATGAATTATCTCACGATTAATCTTCTAATTCACGATTATCTCACCTTCTGGAAGGCACGTGGTCACAAGTAGTTACGCTTAAATCTTCGACCAGCAATGTCTAAGAGCTGACATGCTTGATTCGCAGATTGCCGACTTTGCTTTGACTTTGGACTTTGATTTTGCTTTGACATTGGCCTGAGCTTTGCTTGTTTTACTGGGCGCAAGTTCGACCAATAATGAGTCAGTTACGTGACGCACGGTTGTCGCTACTGTGTTAGTCAGCGTCGCTAGAATGCGTTATATTGTGGAGGTTCTGGATAGTTGCGCTGGGCGATGGGCGGGCGAGCTGGCGgttgcggcggcggtggcggacgGCGAAACTGAGGCGTTACAGGAATCCTAGCGCTGGCGCGCAGGCCTATGATCGCGGCCGTTGATGATATCGCTCATTACTTCGAGCACGTGATACGACTACGCGACCTGCAGTTAAGAAACTTCCAATATTCGTTGAAGTTATTACTTGACCATGTCACTGATCGAGGCTACCTGAGCATGCGAGAAAGGGACGCCTTGCGCAGTAGTTAGATTTGGCACTGCTGCGTGAGCATTTCCTGGTTATATTGCCTAGAACGTATTTCCAGTCTTCTCAATAGTCCTCGCCTCTGCCAAGAATTCAGCTGCGGTCTTTGGCGGGTTTCGGATCATTCCgacgaaaagttcttgctttctGCCTGGCCTAATGAAGCGGATGGTTTTCTGCTCGGACATTAACAGGTTGGCGCATTCAAAAAGAAGAGTAATCTCTGCCGTGAAGATAGCGTCGTTCTCACTGGGCAGTCATACTCGGACTTCCAGTAGCAGGTCGGCCATCTCTCTTCGAACGACGCTCGTAAATGTCGTCAGGAAGTTCTTCTAAATAGGTGATACGTTAGAGCCTTCTGCCGGATCTCAAAGCAAATCTTCGCGGCGCCCTCCAAGGAAAAGTACACATGGCAAAACTTGTCCTCAGAGCTCAAGTTCTAGTCAATAAGTTCGGATGGAAGCATTCTGATGCGGACTGCTTGTTGCGCGCCCCTACTGACCTATTGACCTTGACGGGACGACGACGCCGTTTTAGGAAGAGTAACTGCAGACGACTTCACAGAACAGCAACTAGCAGAGCAGGCGTTATGAAGACTTGTGGCGTAGTTAGCAATAAAGTCTGACCATGTCCCTAGGGTATTTCGGCGTGGACTCCATTCGTTTTCCTTGCACAACTGCGGTTTTGCAAAGAAATTTTCGCGAGTGCATGCCAGCTTCCTTCTCGTTGTGCCTTCAGCTCTACGGGCTTAGGTTCTACATGCCCTTCATGACAATCCGATTACTGGGCACCCTTGATTCTCCCGTACCCTTGCGAGGATTCAGAaatattattggccgcgcctggcCCACTGGTGTCAttcgttacgtcaagacatgccgagactctcAGATGCGCAAGACAACGCCAACAAGGTCCATGGGATGGCTACACCCAATTGTGCTTTATTGCTGACAATTCCAACAGATCGGAATGAACTTAATTTGGCCTTTTCCAACATCAACGTCCAGCAATGAGTGGGTCGTTGTGGCTAAGGACTACCTTACCGCTTAGCTGAAACAAGAGGCTTCCTGAAGATTATTTCAACCGAAGTGGCCagattcttcgtcgagaacatcctgctacgacatggtgGCCTTCGATTCATTATCAGCAACAGAAGAATGGCCTCTGCAGTAGAGTTATctccaagccattctgcaatacagcgaGCAAAGCCATATGAGGACAACTGCCTAGCACCCCCGGACGAATGGTCTTAGAGAACAACTTAACGAAACTCTCGCCCACATGTTacaatgtacgtcgatgtcgagcaCAATACATGGATACCACCGTCGCTTACGTATTCGTCGCTTACAACATGGCAGTTaaagaacaatgcagatccaaccATTCAAGCTGGCTTGCATACGAAACGCGTCGACGCCTATCTCCAGCGAGCCGAAGAAGACCGACACCTCCCCCGCCGATCATCAAGAATCGGCACAGGGCCAAAAGCGGGCACTATGATATTTGACGACGGTCCATGGAGTACCAGTCTGGATATAGTTTTTCTGCGAGGACCCCGATACAGCGACGCAGACGTAGCGAGAAATTTTTGCGATGCTATCCTAGACCATAGAatatcatccgacgtattggcgtaCTCGACTGTGGTCGCGCCAGACAGCATTTCCCAGTCAAAGCAGCGCCCATCACAACCTAAAATGGCCTATGTTCGGCGCCTTAGGCCGTTCTACCGGCGCTGACGAATTCAGGCAGTTCGATTCTTTCTGTCTTTGTTATTCTTACTACATGTGTATTCGTTTCTTGTTCCCTTGTTCGTAGCATCGGGACGACGCTTTAAGAAGAGGGAGCATTGAAGCGTGTACTCATTTATCTttttctcggggactgcattCCACTCGCTAGCAAATTAATGTTATCGCTCAGAGCAAGACGCGACTGCATTATTCGGAACTTACTCGAtggttatcgttgattctatatGTTGTGTCTGTTgtaactgatgatgatgatgtgtggtgttttgtggcgcaagggccaggtttggccaaagagtgccatgacaagtggtaatgttgacgatgtattatggatggcgtgcacaatgaattcctcatggaagatgtcacatggctgtaaaagggcctaaagtCTGTAGCTctaagtggcgtagaatatatagttgctaaagtaatgacggtgactaggcagtgatgtgggctatggcaatgggctgtCGTTAAAACATTATTCAATAAAACAACACTGACaacagagtttcaagagagcccttgaatgcagggctgttagttaCATGCTAAAAAttacctggccaaatgattttcagaatgccggtttcggctaaaaaatctaagactatttgcaCTTCAAAAAGCGgttcgtcactaagaaaaaatgcaggatggagaggtatattttcccgatatgcagaagggaaatactttttcctctccgtTTCTACTGCacggcactggataagaacatggaggaatgtcaggctatcgccgcacctaaTACAAGTAGGAAaatccccgccagtcaagaggtaggagtgagtactgttagtgtgtcctattcttaatcggcaaagaagtacttccttgtaacgtgctgttttgtcacttatccgattccgcaatcttggttttataatatgtaacttattcaatgtttgtgtatccaaCTCTTCTTGCCAAtgtttcctcaatttacggcgccgaaagggctttaggtctgtggcaggaatggggatatttgcATCTGTCtggctaaaactcactgacgtagcgttttcgtcagcagctacgttgcctttgatacctttatggccaggtatccagcataggataatcgcttggttgcagaTATATACGGAGTACCACAAACTATACAGCTCATTCGAAAcgggattcttatgctttcgtaagctaatcagggctctcacgacacttagAGTCTGTAAAGACgacagccttagcgacatttctgcgccttatgtTTTTAATAGCCGAAAGTATACCGTATGCTTCTGTCGTTAAGATACTGGTGTGGGGGTTGAGTGGCCCTGATGCTGAAAATGAGGGCCCGAGAGCTGCGCAAGCAACACCtgcaggagacttcgaagcatctgtgtaatattcgtcacaggaataTTTCTGTTTAAGTTCAATAAATTGTGactgtatgtgagcctcaggtgcttgtttcgataattctaagaaagagatgtcacattggatagtttgccactcccaaggcggtggaagccgaaaGGGGGCCATTaagacattctctaaaagagagacccctgttttttctgagagtgcttccaaccggagggacagaggaggccggacacctgggcggttacggaatagcctggcCGTGGTGGAGTCTTGAATAattgaatgacatggatgatccacagctgattttaccttcaaggcatACGAACGACtcaaatatgtcctttggtagtataGGGACCatagttctaaaggcgcctgttgcaaggcggatgcctaagtggtgggcaggatctagcatttttagaGTACAACGtccagcagaattatagactatggccccatagtcaaggcgtgttaatattagacttttgtacaactttattaggcatctcctgtcgcttccccaagctgtgcgtgacaacagcttcagcagattcatagtattgaggcactttgccttaagatacttcaggtgtggcacaAAAGTTAACTTACTGTCTAGCAGgatccctaagaatttgtgttcacaggtcacagataaccgttctccattgagatTGATTACGGGGTCCGCCAGTATCCCTCTTTTATTAGAAAACCGGACGCACGTACTTTTTTTCGGATTTAGCCTAAAGCTAttttcgtccgcccacttagacaatttatttatgcaaagctgtacatgtcgctcacagatacttagattaAATGATTTAAAACCTACCTGGatgtcatctacatatacagaataaaacatactacgtggtatggcagtctcGATCGAGTTCGTTTTGACAATAAAAacagtgcagctgagcacacctcaatgtggaacaccagcctcttgcgtaaatggacgagacaaaACGTTACCAattctaacacggaacgtgcgattggagaggtaactctgaattatgtatagcaagttgcctcgaactcccatttcagacagatcacggaggattccaaagcgccaggttgtgtcgtatgccttctccatatctaaaaatacagacaggaaaaactgtttgtggacaaaggcatcacggatatttgtctcgatgcggacaaggtgatctgctgtggatctaccctctctaaaaccacactgtaagggatcgagtatcttgttgctttcaagaaaatggatgaggcgacggttaatcatttccTCTAATAATTTGCATATACATCTTGTCAGAGCTATcggcctataactgttgggtgaggaaaggtccttgccctcttttagaacagggattacgattgcttctttccaaacagaaggaatgtagcctgcAGCGAACATGAAATTAAAGAGTAACAatagtgttttttgggtttcggggtgtaagtgtctgatcatctcatacattatcctgtcacttcctggagtggtcttgttgcaacagtt comes from the Dermacentor variabilis isolate Ectoservices chromosome 2, ASM5094787v1, whole genome shotgun sequence genome and includes:
- the LOC142573014 gene encoding galactose-3-O-sulfotransferase 2-like isoform X2, with amino-acid sequence MSLEQFASTALANRSVKGLLDRSRTRSKLGFNQMSFDLGMAPAQFGNPSAVRRFVEQLDATFDLVMVAERINESLVLLKDLLCWHTDDVVLFKLNARQVLVFRAKNESSEECVRMTLPELVYTERLRKKQFENTTARRR